The nucleotide sequence GCGGCGGATCACCACGGGCGGGCCCATCTTCACGGAGAAGGCACCCTGCTCCTTCAGATGCGCCAGCATCGGCTGCAGCCACTCGTCGAGGTGGGGGGCGTACCAGTTGATCACCGGGCCCTCGGGCAGGTACGCGAGATAGCGCTTGATCTTGGGCAGCTGGCGGTAGAGCACCAGGCCGGCGCCCACCAGCTGTCCGTTCTGGTCGAACCAGCCAAGGTTCTCGGAACGCCATTCCGTTTTGACATCAGCCCATGCCGGGACCTGGCAGTGACTCGCCGCGGGCAGGCTCTGGATGTACGCCAGATGCTGCTCTCGGCTGATGGTCCTCAGGGTCAGACTCATGCGGGGCGCTCCTCGGCAGGTGTGTCCCCATGGATACAGGGGCTCCGGCTCTCGCGCCGAAGCCTACTGCCCCCTCGGAGCGCCCAGACTGGCCGTGCGGCGGTGACGCCCTACTGGAAGAAGCCGCCGTGGGCCATACCGAGGAAGAACCCGATGGCGGAGGCGCCCAGACCCAGGATGACCAGGAACCTCTCGCGGGTCGTCACGGACACGTACTGGCCGTACGCGCCGGTCAGGATCCCGATGACGCCGACCACCGACGTCAGCAGATGCAGGTTGTGGAACCACGCCGTGGTGAAGGCGAGCACACCCAGCACCAGCGTGACCGCCACCAGGGTGTCCTGGAGCGGATGCACCTTGCCGTCGGTGGCGAAGAGGGAGCCTGCGGAATTCGATCGCATTGCCTGTGCCATGAGGCACCTCCTGGCGTTGCCGAACGACGGCGCACCTTAGCGCCGCACACACCCATACCTACCCCGATGCGTCCAGATTGCGTCCAGTAGCGCCCGGATTTCAACCGGGGGCCGCCCGACAGGTACTCTGTACGGTCTGCGGCGGTGTCTGCCCGAGCCAGTAAACGATCATCCCTCGAATCCCGAGCCTGATTGTCAGTGGCGGCGGATACCGTTGCTACGCATCACGACCCTCCTGCCACGGAACGACCGTGGCCGCCGAGTCCAAAGGAGGTGGGTTTTACATGCGTCACTACGAGGTGATGGTCATCCTCGACCCCGATCTCGAGGAGCGAGCAGTCTCCCCGCTGATCGAGAACTTCCTCTCCGTCGTCCGCGAGGGCAACGGAAAGGTCGAGAAGGTCGACACCTGGGGCCGTCGTCGTCTCTCCTACGAGATCAACAAGAAGCCCGAGGGCATCTACTCGGTCATCGATCTGCAGGCCGAGCCCGCGATCGTCAAGGAGCTCGACCGACAGATGAACCTGAACGAGTCGGTCCTCCGGACCAAGGTCCTCCGTCCCGAGACCCACTGAGCGTCTAGCTCAGCGGTCATCGGGTTCGAGTAGCAGCAGCAAGCAGCCAGAAGCAATCCCCGCCGAGAGGTTCACCCATGGCAGGCGAGACCGTCATCACGGTCGTCGGCAATCTCGTCGACGACCCCGAGCTGCGCTTCACCCCGTCCGGTGCGGCGGTCGCGAAGTTCCGCGTCGCGTCCACTCCCCGTATGTTCGACCGCCAGACCAATGAGTGGAAGGACGGCGAAAGCCTCTTCCTCACCTGCTCGGTCTGGCGTCAGGCAGCGGAGAACGTGGCCGAGTCGCTCCAGCGAGGCATGCGCGTCGTCGTGCAGGGCCGGCTGAAGCAGCGGTCCTACGAGGACCGCGAGGGCGTCAAGCGCACGGTCTACGAGCTGGATGTCGAGGAAGTCGGCCCCAGTCTCAAGAGCGCCACGGCCAAGGTCACCAAGACCACCGGCCGGGGCGGCCAGCAGGGCGGCGGCGGCAGCTGGGGCGGCGGTCCCAGCAGCGGCGGTCAGCAGGGCGGCGGCGGTGCACCCGCCGACGACCCGTGGGCCACCAGCGCACCGGCAGGCGGCGGCCAGCCGGCGCCGCAGGGCGGCGGGGGCAACGGCGGCGGAGGCGGCTGGGGCGGAAGCTCCGGCGGCTCAGGCGGCGGCTACTCGGACGAGCCCCCCTTCTAAAGGGCGGGGCCCGTACCCCCACTTCTTGATCACACAGGAGATACACCATGGCGAAACCGCCTGTGCGCAAGCCGAAGAAAAAGGTCTGCGCATTCTGCAAGGACAAGACCGTGTACGTGGACTACAAGGACACGAACATGCTGCGGAAGTTCATTTCCGACCGCGGCAAGATCCGTGCCCGTCGCGTCACCGGTAACTGCACGCAGCACCAGCGTGACGTCGCCACGGCAGTCAAGAACAGCCGTGAGATGGCGCTGCTGCCCTACACGTCCACCGCGCGATAAGGGAAGGGTGACCGAATCATGAAGATCATCCTCACCCACGAGGTCACCGGCCTCGGAGGCGCAGGCGACGTCGTCGACGTCAAGGACGGCTACGCCCGCAACTACCTCGTCCCGCGTGGCTTCGCCATCCGCTGGACCAAGGGCGGCGAGCAGGACGTGGCGCAGATCCGCCGCGCCCGCAAGATCCACGAGATCGCCACCATCGAGCAGGCCAACGAGATCAAGGCCCGCCTCGAAGGCGTGAAGGTCCGGCTGGCCGTTCGCTCCGGCGACGCCGGCCGCCTCTTCGGCTCCGTCACCCCGGCCGACCTCGCCTCGGCGATCAAGACCGCCGGTGGCCCCGAGGTCGACAAGCGTCGGATCGAGCTCGGTGCGCCGATCAAGACCCTGGGCTCGCACCAGGTGTCCGTGCGTCTGCACCCCGAGGTCGCTGCGAAGCTCGGCATCGAGGTCATCGCCGCGTAACGCCGCACACGATGAGAGCTCATCCCCGCCAGGGATGAGCTCTCGTTCTTTGGGCGCTGTTTCACGTGAAACAGCGCCCAAAGTCATGTGTGCGGCCGGCGGTCAGCGGCTGGCGCCGGTGACCAGCCAGCGGCCGGACCGGGTGCGCACCCACAGCGTGACCAGCCGGACGGCCATCATCAGCCCCATCGCCCACCAGAGCGCGGTGAGCCCGCCGCCGACCGTCGGGACCAGCAGGGCCACCGGCGCGAACACGGCCAGCGTCACCAGCATGGCCCGTGCGAGATACGGTCCGTCGCCCGCGCCCATCAGCACGCCGTCGAGGATGAACACGATCCCGGCGACCGGCTGTACCACCGCGACCACGAGCAGGGCGGGCAGCAGGGTGTCCCGAACCCCCTGGTCGCCGGTGAACAGCGGAATGAACAGCGGCCGCGCCGCCACGATCAGCACGCCGAGCAGGATCCCGGAGACCAGCCCCCACTGCACCATCCGCCGGCAGGCCTCGCGGGCGCCCTTGCTGTCGCCTGCGCCCAGATAGCGGCCGATGATGGCCTGTCCCGCGATGGCGATCGCGTCGAGCGCGAAGGCAGTCAGACTCCAGAGCGACAGGATGATCTGGTGGGCGGCGATGTCGATGTCGCCCAGCCGGGCGGCGACCGCGGTGGCGATCATCAGTACCGCTCGCAGGGAGAGCGTACGGACCAGCAGCGGCACCCCGGCCTGGGCACTGGCCCGGATACCGGCGGCGTCGGGGCGCAGGGAAGCGCCGTGCCGGCGGGCTCCCCGGACGACCACGAACAGATAGACCGCGGCCATCGCGCACTGGGCGATGACCGTGCCCCAGGCGGAGCCCGCGATTCCGAGCCCGACGCCGTAGACGAGCACCAGATTGAGCACCGCGTTGGCGCCGAAGCCGCCGATCGCGACGTAGAGCGGGGTCTTGGTGTCCTGCAGCCCGCGCAGCACACCGGTGGCGGCCAGTACGACCAGCATCGCGGGGATGCCGAGGCTGGAGATCCGCAGATAGGTGATGGCGGAGGGCGCCGCGGTGTCGGAGGCGCCGAACACCTCCACGAGCCAGGGCGCGCTCGGCAGGGTGCCGGCGATGACCACGGCGCCGAGCAGCAGCGCCAGCCAGATGCCGTCCATCCCCTGCCGGATGGCGGCCCGGAGGTCGCCGGCGCCGACGCGCCGGGCGACCGCCGCCGTCGTGGCGTAGGCGAGGAAGACGAAGATGCTCACCGCGGTGGTCAGCAGGGCCGCAGCGATGCCCAGTCCGGCGAGTTCGCGTGTCCCGAGATGGCCGACGATGGCGCTGTCGACCATCACGAAAAGAGGCTCGGCGACCAGCGCGCCGAAGGCGGGCAGGGCGAGCGCGACGATCTCGCGGTCGTGCCGTCGCCGACCGGTTCGGGACGGGGCGGGGGCCTGTGTCATGAACTCAATCTAATCTTCCACAGGTAAGAGACGCAATGCAGCTACGAGCCTTACTTATGGACAGTGTGTGAGCACGCTTGTGCGTCGTTTGTTCTGATCTTGGTCCAGTCGGGAAAGTTTTTCTCCCCCACAGCCGGTGGACGGAAAAACACCAGGTCAGCATGGTTACGGTGGGATGGCTATGACTTTGTCCACAGTGCTGTCCCCCGGTCCGTGCACAGGTTCTCGGGAGTTCTCCACAGCATCTGGTCGTTCGCCCACAGGGCCTGTGGATAACCAGATTGGCTGACGGTGCAGACGGGCCTAACGTAGGCGAGCGTCCGACGCGCCCGAACCGGAGACGACCCTCTCGTTTTGTCAGTGTCGTGCCGTAGAAAGAGTGGCACGGCGAGGTCCGTTGAGCGGACATGAGGAGGTGGCCGGTGAGCATTCCCGAGCCGTTGGACGACCCCTGGACCGACGCCGGTCCCAGTGACCGACTGCCCGTGTCCCGACAGCGGCGCGGTGACGGCCGAGGCCGCGAGGAGCAGCACGAGCGCGGCCATGACAGTCCCTCCTGGGACGGCGGATCTCCCGGCTTCGAGCGGGTCCCCCCGCAGGATCTCGACGCCGAACAGTCCGTGCTCGGCGGCATGCTGCTGTCCAAGGACGCCATCGCCGATGTCGTGGAGATCATCAAGGGCCACGACTTCTACCGGCCGGCGCACGAGACGGTGTTCACGGCCATCCTCGACCTGTACGCCAAGGGCGAGCCGGCCGACCCGATCACGGTGGCCGCCGAGCTGGTGAAGCGCGGCGAGATCACCCGGGTCGGCGGGGCGTCGTATCTGCACACGCTGGTCCAGTCCGTGCCGACGGCCGCCAACGCGTCGTACTACGCGGAGATCGTCCACGAGCGCGCGGTGCTCCGCCGCCTGGTCGAGGCCGGCACGAAGATCACACAGATGGGATACGCGGCCGACGGCGACGTGGACGAGATCGTCAACTCCGCACAGGCCGAGATCTACGCCGTCACCGAGCAGCGGACCAGCGAGGACTATCTGCCGCTCGGCGACATCATGGAAGGCGCCCTCGACGAGATCGAGGCGATCGGTTCCCGCAGCGGCGAGATGACGGGCGTACCGACCGGCTTCACCGACTTCGACTCGCTGACGAACGGTCTGCACCCGGGCCAGATGATCGTCATCGCGGCCCGTCCCGCGATGGGTAAGTCCACGCTCGCGCTGGACTTCGCCCGGGCCGCCTCGATCAAGAACAACCTGCCGAGCGTGATCTTCTCCCTGGAAATGGGGCGCAACGAGATCGCGATGCGTCTGCTCTCGGCCGAGGCCCGGGTGGCGCTGCATCACATGCGGTCGGGAACCATGACGGACGAGGACTGGACAAGACTGGCGCGCCGCATGCCGGACGTCTCCCAGGCCCCGCTGTACATCGACGATTCGCCGAACCTGTCGATGATGGAGATCCGCGCCAAGTGCCGCCGGCTGAAGCAGCGGAACGATCTGAAGCTGGTGGTCATCGACTACCTGCAGCTGATGCAGTCGGGCGGCTCGAAGCGGGCGGAGAGCCGCCAGCAAGAGGTCTCGGACATGTCGCGAAACCTGAAGCTGCTGGCCAAGGAGCTGGAACTGCCGGTGGTGGCGCTGTCGCAGCTGAACCGTGGCCCGGAACAGCGCACGGACAAGAAGCCGATGGTCTCGGACCTCCGAGAGTCGGGCTCCATCGAGCAGGACGCGGACATGGTGATCCTGCTGCACCGCGAGGACGCGTACGAGAAGGAATCCCCACGCGCGGGCGAGGCGGACCTGATCGTCGCCAAGCACCGTAACGGCCCGACGGCCACGATCACGGTGGCCTTCCAGGGCCACTACTCCCGCTTCGTGGACATGGCCCAGACCTGACCGGCGCGTGGGTGCTGCTGCTCAGCGCCTCGTCTCGTACCTGGTCAGGACCACGCCGCCGGGAAGGGTCCGCGTCTCCAGCAGGTTCAGGCTCACCCAGCCGTCCAGCGCGGTGAAGAACGGCGTGCCGCCGCCCACCAGGACCGGATGGGTGACGACCGCGTACTCGTCGACCAGCCCGGCGCGCATGGCCGCCCCGGCGAGCGTCGCACCGCCGATGGTCATCGGGCCGCCGTCCTCGGCCTTGAGCCGGGTGATCTCGGCGATGGCGTCGCCGGTGACCACGCGGGTGTTCCAGTCGACCTTGTCGACCGTCGAGGAGAACACCACCTTCGGCGTGTCCCGCCAGTTCCGCGCGAACTCGATCTGCGCCGGGGTGGCGCCCGGCTGCTGGTCGCCGGTCGGCCAGTAGGAGCTCATCGCCTCCCACAGCTTGCGCCCGTACAGCGCCAGCCCACTGGCCTGGTCGTGTTCGAGCCACCACTGGAACAGCTCGTCGCTCGGCGGTCCGCTCCAGTCGATGTCGTCGCCGGCCCCGGCGATGTAGCCGTCCAGGGACACGTTCATGCCGTAGATCAGTTTCCGCATGGCGCCAGCCTTCCGTCCGTGGGTGTCCGGCGTATAGACCAGCGCGGCGCGGCAAACTCATCGGTGCTCGATCCGGCCTCGCCTGGTGGCCCTCATAATTATCGCAGCGCTGTTATATTAGCGCTGTGACATCTTCTGATCCCACGACGGTGCCCGATCCGTGGCATGCGTTGCACAAGATGCTGGCCGTGATGGATGCCGAGATCGAGCAGTTCTACGTCTCGCGGGGCATCGAGGGGGTGCGGCCGCGGTTTGCGTATCCGTTGATTCGCCTTGCCCATACCGGGCCGCTGACCATTCGTGAACTCGCCGAGTCCCTGGACCGGTCGCACTCCGCGATCAGCCAGACCGTCGCCGCCATGCGCAAGGAGGATCTGGTCACCTCCGCCCCCGGGCCGGACGCGCGTACGCGGCGGATCGAGTTGACCGAGCGGGGCCGGTCGTTGGTGCCCTTCCTTGAGGCCGAGTGGCGGGCCACTCACGCCACTGTGGCCGAGCTGGACGGTGAGGCGTCGTACGCGCTGACCGCCGTTGTCGGTGAGTTGTGGCGGGCGCTGGAGCAGCGGTCGATGCGGCAGCGGATTCTTGACCACCTCGACGAGCCGCCGGGATGAGGGGACGCGGTGCGTTCCTCGACACCCGGCCGCTGCACAGCAGCCGGCCGTTCCGGGACCTGTGGATCGGGACCTCGGCCGCCCAACTCGGCGGCCAGATAGCCAACGTGGCGGTGCTGGCCCAGGTCTGGGAGCTGACCGGCAGTCCGGTGGGCACCGGGGCCATCGGGCTCGCCACCGGGGTGCCGATGGTGCTGTTCGGGCTGGTGGGCGGCTCGCTGGCCGACGCGGTCGACCGCCGTACGATCGTGCGCGCCACCAGCGCGGGCCAGCTGCTTGCCGCCGCGGGGCTGTGTGCCCAGGCGCTGACGGACAACCGGAGCGTGCTGCTGCTGCTCGTCCTGGTGGCCCTGGAGACCGCCTTCGGCGCGCTCGGGGCGCCCGCCCGGCGTACGTTTCCGGTCCGGCTGCTGCCGGCCGACCAGGTGGCGTCCGGGCTCGCGCTGACCAACGTCTCCTTCCAGGCGGCCATGCTCGCGGGGCCCGCGCTGGCAGGCGTCAT is from Streptomyces sp. NBC_00370 and encodes:
- the rpsF gene encoding 30S ribosomal protein S6, producing MRHYEVMVILDPDLEERAVSPLIENFLSVVREGNGKVEKVDTWGRRRLSYEINKKPEGIYSVIDLQAEPAIVKELDRQMNLNESVLRTKVLRPETH
- a CDS encoding single-stranded DNA-binding protein, which codes for MAGETVITVVGNLVDDPELRFTPSGAAVAKFRVASTPRMFDRQTNEWKDGESLFLTCSVWRQAAENVAESLQRGMRVVVQGRLKQRSYEDREGVKRTVYELDVEEVGPSLKSATAKVTKTTGRGGQQGGGGSWGGGPSSGGQQGGGGAPADDPWATSAPAGGGQPAPQGGGGNGGGGGWGGSSGGSGGGYSDEPPF
- the rpsR gene encoding 30S ribosomal protein S18; the protein is MAKPPVRKPKKKVCAFCKDKTVYVDYKDTNMLRKFISDRGKIRARRVTGNCTQHQRDVATAVKNSREMALLPYTSTAR
- the rplI gene encoding 50S ribosomal protein L9 — encoded protein: MKIILTHEVTGLGGAGDVVDVKDGYARNYLVPRGFAIRWTKGGEQDVAQIRRARKIHEIATIEQANEIKARLEGVKVRLAVRSGDAGRLFGSVTPADLASAIKTAGGPEVDKRRIELGAPIKTLGSHQVSVRLHPEVAAKLGIEVIAA
- a CDS encoding MATE family efflux transporter — its product is MTQAPAPSRTGRRRHDREIVALALPAFGALVAEPLFVMVDSAIVGHLGTRELAGLGIAAALLTTAVSIFVFLAYATTAAVARRVGAGDLRAAIRQGMDGIWLALLLGAVVIAGTLPSAPWLVEVFGASDTAAPSAITYLRISSLGIPAMLVVLAATGVLRGLQDTKTPLYVAIGGFGANAVLNLVLVYGVGLGIAGSAWGTVIAQCAMAAVYLFVVVRGARRHGASLRPDAAGIRASAQAGVPLLVRTLSLRAVLMIATAVAARLGDIDIAAHQIILSLWSLTAFALDAIAIAGQAIIGRYLGAGDSKGAREACRRMVQWGLVSGILLGVLIVAARPLFIPLFTGDQGVRDTLLPALLVVAVVQPVAGIVFILDGVLMGAGDGPYLARAMLVTLAVFAPVALLVPTVGGGLTALWWAMGLMMAVRLVTLWVRTRSGRWLVTGASR
- the dnaB gene encoding replicative DNA helicase, which produces MDDPWTDAGPSDRLPVSRQRRGDGRGREEQHERGHDSPSWDGGSPGFERVPPQDLDAEQSVLGGMLLSKDAIADVVEIIKGHDFYRPAHETVFTAILDLYAKGEPADPITVAAELVKRGEITRVGGASYLHTLVQSVPTAANASYYAEIVHERAVLRRLVEAGTKITQMGYAADGDVDEIVNSAQAEIYAVTEQRTSEDYLPLGDIMEGALDEIEAIGSRSGEMTGVPTGFTDFDSLTNGLHPGQMIVIAARPAMGKSTLALDFARAASIKNNLPSVIFSLEMGRNEIAMRLLSAEARVALHHMRSGTMTDEDWTRLARRMPDVSQAPLYIDDSPNLSMMEIRAKCRRLKQRNDLKLVVIDYLQLMQSGGSKRAESRQQEVSDMSRNLKLLAKELELPVVALSQLNRGPEQRTDKKPMVSDLRESGSIEQDADMVILLHREDAYEKESPRAGEADLIVAKHRNGPTATITVAFQGHYSRFVDMAQT
- a CDS encoding dihydrofolate reductase family protein, with amino-acid sequence MRKLIYGMNVSLDGYIAGAGDDIDWSGPPSDELFQWWLEHDQASGLALYGRKLWEAMSSYWPTGDQQPGATPAQIEFARNWRDTPKVVFSSTVDKVDWNTRVVTGDAIAEITRLKAEDGGPMTIGGATLAGAAMRAGLVDEYAVVTHPVLVGGGTPFFTALDGWVSLNLLETRTLPGGVVLTRYETRR
- a CDS encoding MarR family winged helix-turn-helix transcriptional regulator, with protein sequence MTSSDPTTVPDPWHALHKMLAVMDAEIEQFYVSRGIEGVRPRFAYPLIRLAHTGPLTIRELAESLDRSHSAISQTVAAMRKEDLVTSAPGPDARTRRIELTERGRSLVPFLEAEWRATHATVAELDGEASYALTAVVGELWRALEQRSMRQRILDHLDEPPG